A single Pseudomonas sp. MM223 DNA region contains:
- the ais_1 gene encoding Lipopolysaccharide core heptose(II)-phosphate phosphatase (*Name ais_1): protein MLQGVIDKSPAPRLYQALRLPSRGVLITALCVLLALAVTAAWAHNRAAIPNLGNPHHLQRSGLYTDWAKGSVIVVLRHAERCDRSRGACLADPTGITVAGSQVATDVGRGLQRLGLGAADVWTSPEVRTRQTAQAMFGKTIATQGWLNQCDGHFAENAFAHKRSSHNLVLVSHSGCMDQMEQVLEVPGSARSNRYASALFVTLGSDGKAKLLGQMDANEWRKLVDAKEL, encoded by the coding sequence ATGCTGCAAGGCGTCATCGACAAATCCCCGGCCCCCAGGCTTTACCAAGCCTTGCGCCTGCCTTCGCGTGGTGTATTGATCACCGCGCTGTGCGTGCTGTTGGCGCTGGCCGTGACCGCCGCCTGGGCGCATAACCGCGCCGCCATCCCCAATCTTGGCAACCCACACCACCTGCAACGCAGCGGGCTTTACACCGACTGGGCCAAAGGTTCGGTGATTGTGGTGCTGCGGCATGCCGAGCGCTGTGACCGCTCCCGCGGCGCCTGTCTGGCTGACCCCACCGGTATCACCGTCGCGGGCAGCCAGGTGGCCACTGATGTAGGCCGCGGCCTGCAACGCCTGGGCTTGGGCGCAGCCGATGTGTGGACCAGCCCGGAGGTGCGTACCCGGCAGACCGCGCAAGCCATGTTCGGTAAAACGATTGCCACCCAAGGCTGGCTCAATCAGTGCGACGGCCACTTTGCCGAAAACGCATTTGCCCACAAACGAAGCAGCCACAACCTGGTGCTGGTCAGCCACAGTGGTTGCATGGACCAAATGGAACAAGTGCTTGAAGTACCTGGCAGCGCCCGTTCTAACCGCTATGCCAGCGCGTTGTTCGTCACCCTGGGCAGCGATGGCAAAGCGAAGCTGCTGGGCCAGATGGATGCCAACGAATGGCGCAAACTTGTTGATGCCAAGGAGCTCTGA
- the lacA gene encoding Galactoside O-acetyltransferase (*Name lacA), which produces MRLLDTHDLGKKQVNRLLAKTGASTESHVVIRPPFYFERGNLELGQGAFINSGCVFLDEATIRIGRMAMLGPQVRLCTTSHDLNPQRRKDNDYIAPITVGDNAWIGAGAVVLPGISIGHNSVVAANSVVTQDVPPNALYAGSPAKFKKWLVEPEAT; this is translated from the coding sequence ATGCGCTTGCTTGATACACATGACCTGGGCAAGAAGCAGGTCAATCGTCTCTTGGCCAAAACAGGTGCCAGCACTGAAAGCCATGTGGTCATTCGACCGCCTTTCTACTTCGAACGCGGCAATCTTGAACTGGGGCAGGGCGCTTTCATCAACAGCGGGTGCGTGTTTCTCGACGAAGCCACTATCCGCATTGGTCGAATGGCCATGCTCGGCCCACAAGTACGTTTGTGCACGACCAGCCATGATCTCAATCCGCAGCGGCGCAAGGACAATGACTACATTGCCCCGATCACCGTGGGTGACAATGCCTGGATTGGTGCAGGTGCCGTAGTCTTGCCCGGTATCAGCATCGGTCACAACAGTGTGGTCGCGGCGAACAGCGTGGTAACCCAGGATGTTCCGCCCAACGCGCTTTATGCAGGTTCACCGGCCAAGTTCAAGAAGTGGCTGGTAGAGCCAGAAGCGACCTGA
- the yafO gene encoding mRNA interferase toxin YafO (*Name yafO), translated as MSVVVEFNSETYEALFQDVLADYPGLLSTLVTDFTRYISSDRLWLPQYFGREAAYVKPEAALDAGLMHIHIALPPTVFPDKRPQHDRTCPMGSPQQDAALVYTQGLFEENRYSLIAFLHPNAHGKAREREIMNYLVRVANRFRDRY; from the coding sequence ATGTCGGTAGTCGTCGAGTTCAATTCCGAGACTTATGAAGCGCTATTTCAGGACGTTCTGGCTGACTACCCTGGGCTCTTGAGCACGCTTGTTACCGATTTCACTCGGTACATTTCGAGCGACCGACTGTGGCTTCCTCAGTATTTCGGGCGGGAAGCTGCATACGTGAAGCCAGAAGCGGCACTTGATGCTGGCCTGATGCATATCCACATCGCCTTGCCTCCGACAGTTTTTCCCGACAAGCGACCGCAGCACGACCGAACCTGTCCCATGGGCTCTCCTCAGCAGGATGCCGCTCTCGTTTATACCCAGGGGCTGTTCGAAGAAAATCGCTATTCACTTATCGCGTTCCTTCATCCAAATGCCCACGGCAAGGCCCGCGAGCGGGAAATCATGAATTACCTTGTGCGTGTGGCGAATCGCTTCCGGGATAGGTACTGA